The segment CGGCCAGGCCTCCCTTCATATCGTACGCGCCGCGCCCGTACAGGCGCCCGTCGCGGACCTCGCCCGAGAAGGGGTCGGCCATCCCCTCGATGCCCACCGTGTCCAGATGGGCGTACAACATCAGCGCGCGGCCGCCCCGCTTGCCGGTGAGGCGCCCGACCACGCTGGCGCGGCCGGACTCGGGCTCGTGGCGCGACACCGTCATGCCGAGCCGCTCGAGGGCCGCCGTCACGTAGTCGGCGATCTCGCGCTCGTTCGTCGCACCGCCGCTGAAGGCGGGGTTGATCGAGTTGATCCGCACTAGGTCGGCGAGCGTCAGGGTGAGATAGTCGGCATCGATGTTCACGCGCGGCACCTCGGGAGCCTGAAACCGTTGACCGTCAGCCGATCGCCCCGGGCCGGGACGGTGGCGCCCGGACCCGTCACCGTATGCCGGGCGCGAGCCACCACGGCGTCCGGGCCCGTCCATTCAGGTGGAGCCTCGTGCCGGCTCCGGCGGCGCACGCTTTCTCGTACACGGCTACGGCCGCGGCGACATCCTGCAGCGCCATGCCGGTCGAGTCGAAAACGATGATCTGGTGGTCTGACGTGCGCCCGGGCTTGTGGCCCGCGACGACCTCCCCCAGCTCTGCGTGTACGTCCGCCCTGGTCATGACGCCCGCCGCGATCGCATGGTGCAGGTCGCCGATGGTCGCGCACTGCTCCAGCACATCCACGACGACGATGCTCGCCGCCATCAGAGCGGGCTCCAGCTCCTGCTTCGCTTCGCTGTCCGCACCCACCGCCGCAACGAAAGTGCCGGGCCGCACGTGTTCGCGACCGAGGAAGGCCCGCCGCGACGGCGTGCACGTGACGACGATATCGCTTTGCGTGGTGGCGAGTGCCGGGTTGGGCACCGCGTGCACCGCGATGCCGAGCGCCGCTGACATCTCGGGCGCGAACGCGGCGGCCCGATCCGCGTTCTCGTCGAACGCGAACGCCTGGGTGATGGGGCGCACCGCGGCTATCGAACGCAGCTGGATCCGGCCCTGGTTGCCGCAGCCCACGATCGCCGCGACCCTGGCGTCCTCCCGCGCGAGGTGCTTCGCGGCCACCGCCGTCGCCGCGCCGGTCCTCCGGATGGTGATCTCGATCGAGTCCATCAGCGCGAGCGGAGCGCCGTTCTCGGCATCGCAGAGCGCGATAACGCCCTGAATGAGCGGCAGGCCGATGCGCGGGTTGCCTGGAAAGTTGGC is part of the Gemmatimonadales bacterium genome and harbors:
- a CDS encoding ornithine cyclodeaminase family protein, which gives rise to MRCEDPLFLTRRDVAELLTLDECIAAVHHAFRLHGQGLAARPGILGLHVDGGGFHIKAGVLPSARSPHPYFAAKINANFPGNPRIGLPLIQGVIALCDAENGAPLALMDSIEITIRRTGAATAVAAKHLAREDARVAAIVGCGNQGRIQLRSIAAVRPITQAFAFDENADRAAAFAPEMSAALGIAVHAVPNPALATTQSDIVVTCTPSRRAFLGREHVRPGTFVAAVGADSEAKQELEPALMAASIVVVDVLEQCATIGDLHHAIAAGVMTRADVHAELGEVVAGHKPGRTSDHQIIVFDSTGMALQDVAAAVAVYEKACAAGAGTRLHLNGRARTPWWLAPGIR